Proteins co-encoded in one Lynx canadensis isolate LIC74 chromosome C1, mLynCan4.pri.v2, whole genome shotgun sequence genomic window:
- the RNF186 gene encoding E3 ubiquitin-protein ligase RNF186 has product MACAKPQRVSTGATATEATGPARAYLGSTDGDLECLVCREPYSCARPPKLLTCQHPFCAVCLKLLLCIQNDAWSVTCPLCRQATTVPGGLICSLRDQEAVAGRLVWPEVRLCPQGLADSATSTARHPGRVAEEGQDAASVNRVAARRLAAHLLLLALLVALILPFFYPGILRWVLAVIITLALLMPSLFCCHRSSRGSCWPPHGALFCREQKHSEIASIA; this is encoded by the coding sequence ATGGCCTGCGCCAAGCCCCAGCGCGTCTCCACAGGAGCCACCGCCACAGAGGCCACAGGCCCTGCTAGGGCTTATCTTGGCTCCACGGATGGCGACCTCGAGTGTCTGGTGTGCCGGGAGCCCTACAGCTGTGCCCGGCCACCCAAGCTGCTGACCTGCCAGCACCCCTTCTGTGCCGTCTGCCTGAAGCTCCTGCTGTGTATCCAGAACGACGCCTGGTCCGTCACCTGCCCACTGTGCCGCCAGGCCACCACCGTCCCCGGGGGCCTCATCTGCAGCCTGCGTGACCAGGAGGCCGTGGCGGGGCGGCTGGTCTGGCCGGAGGTGCGGCTCTGTCCTCAGGGACTGGCGGATTCCGCCACCTCGACGGCCAGGCACCCCGGCCGggtggcagaggaagggcaggacGCGGCAAGTGTTAACCGCGTGGCGGCCCGGCGCCTGGCAGCACACCTGCTCCTACTGGCCTTGCTCGTCGCCCTCATCCTGCCCTTCTTCTACCCGGGCATCCTCCGGTGGGTGCTCGCCGTCATTATCACCTTGGCCCTGCTGATGCCCTCCCTCTTCTGCTGTCACCGGAGCAGCCGGGGCAGCTGCTGGCCTCCCCACGGGGCGCTTTTCTGCAGAGAACAGAAACACAGCGAGATCGCTTCCATTGCCTGA